The following proteins come from a genomic window of Eleginops maclovinus isolate JMC-PN-2008 ecotype Puerto Natales chromosome 8, JC_Emac_rtc_rv5, whole genome shotgun sequence:
- the ndufa8 gene encoding NADH dehydrogenase [ubiquinone] 1 alpha subcomplex subunit 8 translates to MPTTLEVPSMQELKVDEINVSSAVLKAAAHHYGSQCDKPNKEFMLCRWEEKDPRKCLEEGRKVNECALNFFRQIKGSCAESFTEYWTCLDYSNLTELRRCRDKQQVFDSCALEKLGWRRPELGELSKVTKVATERALPENPYHSRERPEPNPVMEGKLETAKHGSRMFFFGW, encoded by the exons ATCAATGTATCGTCTGCAGTGCTGAAGGCAGCTGCCCACCATTATGGCTCCCAGTGTGACAAACCTAACAAGGAGTTCATGCTCTGCCGCTGGGAGGAGAAGGACCCAAGAAAGTGTCTAGAAGAAGGGAGGAAAGTCAACGAGTGTGCGCTCAACTTCTTCAG GCAAATCAAGGGAAGCTGCGCAGAGTCCTTCACTGAGTACTGGACCTGTCTGGATTATTCAAATTTGACGGAACTGCGCCGTTGCCGCGATAAACAGCAAGTATTTGACAGCTGCGCCCTTGAAAAGCTGGGCTGGCGGAGACCTGAGCTGGGAGAGCTGTCTAAG gTGACAAAAGTGGCGACCGAGCGAGCCCTTCCCGAGAACCCTTACCATTCTCGGGAACGTCCTGAGCCCAACCCGGTCATGGAGGGTAAACTGGAGACGGCCAAACATGGCAGCAGGATGTTCTTCTTTGGCTGGTGA